A genomic segment from Brucella pseudogrignonensis encodes:
- a CDS encoding ABC transporter permease: MINFAVIHSAPGDPASVIAGQSGAADAKFIAQIRADYGLDQPFFNQLVTYVGKVLQFDLGYSYRQRAAVSQLIAERLGPTLLLTLSAFFLSLIGGVLFGAIAGKRNGSWGDLAILLVSLLLYATPVFWLGLMLVLVFSIQLEWLPAFGYADIRASSFTTGQYVFDVARHAILPVVTLAAIYMAVYIRLMRSSLIEVSHEDHVRTARAKGLNEAQVLSRHMLRNAAVPVVTFAGLQAGALIGGSVVVETVFSWPGLGRLTYDAVTARDYPVLLGLFLIMSMLVIATNLLTDFLHRIIDPRVNGR; this comes from the coding sequence ATAATAAACTTCGCCGTCATTCATTCAGCGCCGGGAGATCCCGCATCGGTGATCGCCGGTCAATCTGGCGCTGCGGACGCTAAATTCATCGCGCAGATTCGAGCTGATTATGGTCTCGATCAGCCGTTTTTTAACCAGCTTGTTACCTATGTCGGTAAGGTTCTGCAATTCGATCTCGGTTACTCCTATCGGCAGCGGGCAGCCGTCAGTCAGTTGATTGCCGAGCGGTTGGGACCAACCTTGCTCCTTACACTTTCCGCTTTCTTCCTTTCGTTGATTGGCGGCGTCTTGTTCGGTGCAATCGCCGGAAAGCGGAATGGTTCGTGGGGTGATCTTGCGATCTTGCTGGTTTCATTGCTTCTTTATGCGACGCCGGTCTTTTGGCTCGGGCTGATGCTGGTACTGGTCTTTTCGATTCAACTCGAATGGCTACCGGCATTTGGCTATGCGGATATTCGCGCTTCGAGTTTCACCACGGGTCAATATGTGTTTGACGTGGCGCGCCACGCCATTCTTCCCGTGGTTACCTTGGCCGCAATCTATATGGCCGTCTACATCCGACTGATGCGTTCCTCGTTGATCGAAGTTTCACACGAAGATCATGTGCGAACCGCACGTGCTAAAGGTCTGAATGAGGCGCAAGTCCTGTCTCGCCATATGTTGCGCAACGCCGCCGTTCCCGTCGTGACTTTCGCGGGATTGCAAGCGGGCGCGCTGATCGGTGGGTCCGTGGTTGTGGAAACAGTATTCTCTTGGCCAGGTCTTGGGCGATTGACCTACGATGCGGTGACCGCGCGCGATTATCCCGTTTTGCTAGGCTTGTTTCTGATCATGTCGATGCTGGTTATCGCGACCAATCTACTGACCGATTTTCTGCATCGGATTATCGATCCTCGTGTGAACGGCCGATAG
- a CDS encoding ABC transporter permease, whose product MRDFIRTFMSRPAGLVGLILLGFICLVAVVGPWFYPASPWDMAGVPFSAPGENGMLLGSDTLGRDVAAGIVHGARVSILIGLASTLTALGIGVILGCVAGYGGGMLDTAIVRFTEIFQTIPSFVLAILFVAILTPSISTIIFAIGLVSWPPLARLTRAQVKTISQREFVQAARCQGQSMLSVVVRHILPNAVSPIIVAASLTVAAAILIEAALSFMGLGDPNLMSWGYMIGAGRTVIRQAWWMSVFPGVAILLTVVAINLVGEALNDTLNPRISRA is encoded by the coding sequence ATGAGGGATTTCATACGAACATTCATGAGTAGGCCAGCGGGCCTCGTTGGCCTCATACTCCTAGGCTTTATCTGTCTGGTCGCCGTCGTTGGACCGTGGTTTTATCCGGCTTCGCCATGGGATATGGCTGGTGTGCCTTTCAGCGCGCCCGGAGAGAACGGCATGCTCCTCGGCTCCGACACGTTGGGGCGGGATGTAGCAGCAGGCATCGTACATGGGGCACGCGTTTCCATTCTGATAGGATTGGCCTCCACTCTAACCGCACTTGGTATTGGAGTAATACTCGGTTGTGTCGCCGGTTATGGTGGCGGTATGCTCGATACCGCTATTGTGCGGTTCACGGAGATATTTCAGACCATACCGAGCTTCGTGCTTGCAATCTTGTTTGTCGCTATTCTAACTCCTTCGATCTCCACAATCATCTTTGCGATTGGCTTGGTTAGCTGGCCACCTTTGGCGCGACTGACGAGAGCGCAGGTGAAAACGATCTCACAACGTGAATTCGTTCAAGCCGCCCGGTGCCAGGGACAGTCTATGCTGTCTGTCGTCGTCCGGCATATTCTTCCAAATGCCGTTTCGCCTATCATAGTCGCCGCGTCGCTAACGGTGGCGGCGGCGATCCTGATCGAGGCTGCCTTATCCTTCATGGGGTTAGGCGATCCCAATCTGATGAGCTGGGGCTATATGATTGGAGCCGGTCGAACTGTCATTCGACAGGCGTGGTGGATGAGCGTCTTTCCCGGTGTTGCAATCCTTTTAACCGTGGTTGCAATCAATCTCGTCGGGGAAGCGCTGAACGATACACTCAATCCCAGGATATCCAGAGCATGA
- a CDS encoding amidohydrolase translates to MLSPIDDKEIAVLRDWRHKLHQFPEVSGEEVETAREVVSFLSDTKPDQVITELGGHGVALVYEGEQSGPAVLLRCELDALQIQEISDLPYKSRNDGKAHMCGHDGHMTIMAAVARQLHRKWPLHGRAILLFQPAEETAHGAEAVIADPKFASIKPDYAFAIHNMPGLPLGHIAVAPGQITCASMGLCIKLTGKVSHASVPEAGISPAMAVSRIIAALQRLQAGETVEPGFRRLTVTGVEMGKRVFGITPGNAEIRMTLRTPESDAVMGLLEETLDMARKIAAEERLTLDYSTHNFFRACVNDQDAAAIFDNAVERMGLSRVTDYLPIRGAEDFGLFGSCSKSALLFIGSGMDHPMVHNPDYDFPDELIPQGAGIFLGVLDQLLGSTHQKPTETLKTS, encoded by the coding sequence ATGTTATCCCCTATTGACGATAAAGAAATCGCTGTTTTGCGTGACTGGCGCCATAAGCTGCATCAGTTTCCGGAAGTGTCGGGTGAGGAAGTCGAAACAGCGCGAGAAGTGGTATCTTTTCTGTCCGACACCAAACCGGATCAGGTGATAACTGAATTGGGCGGTCACGGTGTGGCGTTGGTTTATGAAGGTGAGCAAAGCGGGCCGGCGGTGTTACTGCGTTGCGAGCTTGATGCATTGCAGATCCAGGAAATCTCTGATCTTCCCTACAAATCCCGCAACGATGGAAAAGCGCATATGTGCGGGCACGATGGCCACATGACAATTATGGCAGCTGTTGCCCGTCAGTTGCACCGGAAGTGGCCATTACACGGTCGGGCCATTTTGTTGTTCCAGCCGGCAGAGGAAACCGCACATGGTGCGGAGGCGGTCATTGCCGATCCCAAGTTTGCGTCAATCAAGCCGGACTATGCTTTCGCTATCCATAACATGCCGGGTTTGCCGCTGGGGCATATCGCAGTAGCGCCGGGGCAAATCACCTGTGCGTCGATGGGGCTGTGTATCAAGCTGACGGGCAAGGTTTCTCACGCCTCCGTGCCCGAAGCAGGCATTTCGCCAGCAATGGCGGTGTCGCGTATCATCGCGGCCCTTCAACGACTTCAAGCCGGGGAGACTGTCGAACCGGGCTTTAGGCGCCTGACGGTGACTGGCGTAGAAATGGGTAAACGCGTTTTCGGCATCACGCCGGGCAATGCAGAGATACGCATGACCCTTCGCACGCCTGAAAGCGACGCCGTCATGGGGCTTCTGGAAGAAACGCTCGACATGGCGCGCAAGATTGCCGCCGAGGAACGACTGACGCTGGATTATTCGACACACAATTTCTTTAGAGCCTGTGTGAATGATCAGGACGCCGCAGCGATTTTCGACAATGCGGTCGAACGCATGGGATTGTCCCGGGTGACGGATTACCTGCCTATCAGGGGCGCGGAAGACTTCGGATTGTTCGGCTCTTGTTCAAAATCGGCGTTGCTGTTTATAGGCTCGGGAATGGATCATCCCATGGTCCACAATCCGGATTATGATTTTCCAGATGAATTGATCCCCCAGGGAGCGGGAATATTTCTCGGTGTTCTCGACCAATTGCTTGGTTCCACGCACCAAAAGCCAACAGAAACTCTAAAGACAAGCTAA
- a CDS encoding ABC transporter ATP-binding protein gives MSEPLLSIHNLVLGLPTGADRSHAVDGVSFNLNKNEIVCLVGESGSGKSMTAHAILGLLPTKVKALQGEIRFEGRDLLDLGPKDMRTLRGNRIAMVFQEPLTALNPLQRVGAQVAEAVCVHTSMPSNKARTRVVELFGQVGLPDPQQILSAYPFQLSGGQRQRVMIAMALANDPKLLIADEPTTALDVTTQRQILDLIVDLQKKRDLGVLFITHDIGVVADIASRVVVLRHGKVVEQGPAATILNAPNDSYTRDLLDAVPGRGSVRSVESKSQPLLQVNGLQKVFVTKQDMFAPPRRVVAADNLNLVLNKGDTLAVVGESGSGKSTLARMVLRLIEPDDGSIIFDGAPVQRMRGEDLRQFRRKVQIVFQDPYASLDPRLKVGESIIRGPMAFGSPRSKALSVATHWLEKVGLGVHALDRYPHEFSGGQRQRICIARALALEPVCLIADEAVSALDVSVQAQVLKLLSELKAEMGLTMLFITHDLRVAREIADRIVVMQKGSVVEEAKALDLFERPRADYTRRLLDAVPGRDFFDRRSVGEAAL, from the coding sequence ATGAGCGAACCGTTGCTATCCATTCATAACCTTGTGCTCGGCCTGCCTACGGGCGCTGATCGCAGCCATGCTGTCGATGGCGTTAGTTTCAACCTCAACAAAAACGAAATCGTATGTCTTGTCGGTGAGAGCGGCTCCGGTAAATCGATGACCGCCCACGCGATCTTGGGCCTGCTTCCGACCAAGGTAAAGGCTCTGCAAGGCGAGATCAGGTTTGAGGGCCGCGATCTGCTTGACCTTGGGCCGAAGGATATGCGGACCTTGCGAGGCAACCGGATCGCAATGGTGTTTCAGGAACCGCTGACCGCACTCAATCCTCTACAGCGCGTTGGGGCGCAGGTCGCGGAAGCTGTTTGTGTTCATACGTCGATGCCCTCGAATAAAGCCCGTACGCGGGTTGTGGAGCTGTTTGGGCAGGTTGGCTTGCCCGATCCCCAACAGATTCTATCCGCTTACCCATTCCAGTTATCCGGCGGACAGCGTCAACGCGTGATGATTGCTATGGCGCTCGCCAATGACCCGAAGCTGCTGATTGCGGATGAACCGACAACCGCATTGGATGTGACGACGCAGCGACAGATACTGGATTTGATCGTCGACCTGCAGAAAAAGCGCGACTTGGGAGTGTTGTTTATAACGCACGATATTGGTGTGGTCGCCGATATAGCCAGTCGTGTTGTCGTGCTTCGTCATGGCAAAGTCGTTGAGCAGGGACCGGCAGCCACGATTCTGAATGCGCCTAATGACTCATATACAAGAGATTTGCTGGACGCTGTTCCGGGGCGTGGATCGGTGCGTTCGGTAGAGAGCAAAAGCCAGCCGCTTTTGCAGGTCAATGGCCTGCAAAAGGTATTCGTGACCAAACAGGATATGTTTGCACCACCTCGACGCGTTGTCGCTGCAGATAATCTCAATTTGGTTTTGAACAAAGGTGATACATTGGCGGTCGTGGGTGAAAGCGGTTCAGGCAAGTCCACGCTCGCACGAATGGTCTTGCGTTTGATCGAGCCGGATGATGGCTCGATTATTTTCGACGGTGCACCCGTGCAGAGAATGCGTGGAGAAGATCTGCGCCAGTTCAGGCGCAAGGTACAGATCGTGTTTCAGGATCCATATGCTTCACTGGACCCCAGATTGAAGGTCGGCGAAAGCATTATACGCGGCCCGATGGCGTTCGGATCCCCTCGTTCAAAGGCGCTGTCTGTCGCGACGCATTGGCTGGAAAAAGTGGGATTGGGAGTGCATGCGCTGGATCGGTATCCCCATGAGTTCTCCGGTGGGCAACGGCAGAGAATCTGTATTGCACGCGCGTTGGCGCTTGAGCCTGTCTGTTTGATTGCAGACGAGGCCGTCTCCGCGCTCGACGTTTCCGTTCAGGCTCAAGTCCTCAAGCTTTTGTCCGAGCTGAAGGCGGAAATGGGGCTGACTATGCTGTTCATTACGCATGATCTGAGGGTCGCTAGGGAAATCGCTGACCGCATCGTGGTCATGCAAAAAGGGAGTGTAGTCGAAGAGGCTAAAGCATTGGACCTCTTCGAAAGACCGCGCGCCGATTATACGCGGCGTCTGCTGGATGCGGTTCCCGGACGAGATTTTTTCGACCGTCGCAGCGTGGGCGAAGCAGCTCTGTAG